One Vicugna pacos chromosome X, VicPac4, whole genome shotgun sequence DNA window includes the following coding sequences:
- the RAB9B gene encoding ras-related protein Rab-9B — MSGKSLLLKVILLGDGGVGKSSLMNRYVTNKFDSQAFHTIGVEFLNRDLEVDGRFVTLQIWDTAGQERFKSLRTPFYRGADCCLLTFSVDDRQSFENLGNWQKEFIYYADVKDPEHFPFVVLGNKVDKEDRQVTTEEAQAWCMENGDYPYLETSAKDDTNVTVAFEEAVRQVLAVEEQLEHCMLGHTIDLNSGSKSGSSCC; from the coding sequence ATGAGTGGGAAATCCCTGCTCTTAAAGGTCATTCTCTTGGGTGATGGTGGCGTTGGGAAAAGCTCACTCATGAACCGTTATGTAACCAATAAATTTGACTCTCAGGCTTTTCACACCATAGGGGTAGAGTTCTTAAATCGAGATCTGGAGGTAGATGGACGTTTTGTAACTCTCCAGATCTGGGACACTGCAGGGCAGGAACGTTTCAAGAGCCTTAGGACACCCTTCTACAGGGGAGCAGACTGCTGCCTCTTGACCTTCAGCGTGGATGACCGGCAGAGCTTTGAGAACCTTGGTAATTGGCAGAAAGAATTCATCTACTACGCAGATGTGAAAGACCCTGAGCACTTCCCCTTTGTAGTTCTGGGTAACAAGGTAGACAAAGAGGATAGGCAAGTGACTACTGAGGAGGCGCAGGCCTGGTGCATGGAGAATGGAGATTACCCTTACCTAGAAACAAGTGCCAAAGATGATACTAACGTGACAGTGGCCTTTGAAGAAGCGGTCAGGCAGGTGTTGGCTGTAGAGGAACAGCTGGAGCATTGCATGTTAGGTCACACTATTGACTTGAACAGTGGCTCCAAATCAGGATCTTCATGCTGTTAA